Proteins encoded together in one Anaerotignum propionicum DSM 1682 window:
- a CDS encoding adenylosuccinate synthase, translated as MLTSIVGTNWGDEGKGRMVDLLSHDYDIVCRYQGGNNAGHTVINHLGKFVLNLLPSGILREDVVNIMGNGMAIDLEHLYHEVDRLKSAGVKITAENLKISDKAIICLPYHKLLDCLEEDRLGDAKFGSTRRGISPVYGDKYMKKCLRMGDLLHPETYPATLKNLVAYKNLVIEGVYHAAPVQYEEVLQWLDTFGTPFKDNIIDTGLYITEAEKAGKKIMFEAQLGALRDIDFGIYPFTSSSSTIAAYAPIGAGVPNLQLDSVIGIMKAYSSCVGEGPFTCEMFGAGADALREAGGEYGAATGRPRRVGPFDVVASRYGIRVQGCSEIALTKMDVLSYLDEIPVCTKYKINGEEVTEFPYSAVLKDAEPIVETIKGWNCDISGCRSVADLPKEALDYVKYIEEAVGCPIKYVSVGAERDAYITMF; from the coding sequence ATGTTAACTTCTATCGTTGGAACCAACTGGGGAGATGAGGGCAAAGGTCGTATGGTTGACCTGCTTTCACATGATTATGATATTGTTTGCAGATATCAGGGCGGTAATAACGCCGGGCATACCGTAATTAACCATTTAGGAAAATTTGTTTTAAATCTTCTTCCTTCCGGCATTTTGCGGGAAGATGTAGTAAACATCATGGGAAATGGCATGGCTATTGACCTTGAGCATCTTTATCATGAGGTTGACCGCTTGAAAAGCGCCGGCGTAAAAATCACAGCCGAGAACCTGAAAATCAGTGACAAGGCCATCATTTGCCTACCTTATCATAAGCTATTGGATTGCTTGGAGGAGGATCGCCTAGGGGATGCCAAGTTTGGCTCAACCCGTAGAGGTATCTCCCCAGTTTACGGCGATAAATATATGAAAAAATGCTTACGTATGGGTGATTTGCTCCATCCTGAAACTTATCCAGCTACACTCAAAAATCTGGTGGCTTATAAAAATCTGGTTATCGAAGGTGTTTATCATGCTGCCCCCGTTCAGTATGAAGAAGTTTTGCAGTGGTTGGATACCTTTGGTACGCCTTTCAAGGATAACATTATTGACACCGGCTTGTACATTACAGAGGCCGAAAAAGCAGGCAAGAAAATTATGTTTGAAGCGCAGTTAGGTGCACTGAGAGATATCGATTTTGGTATCTATCCTTTCACCTCTTCATCTTCAACCATTGCTGCCTATGCGCCTATTGGTGCAGGTGTTCCCAACTTGCAGTTGGATAGCGTTATCGGTATCATGAAGGCTTATTCCAGCTGCGTTGGTGAAGGTCCTTTTACCTGTGAAATGTTTGGTGCAGGGGCAGATGCCTTAAGAGAAGCCGGCGGAGAATATGGTGCTGCAACAGGCAGACCTCGTCGTGTAGGTCCCTTTGATGTTGTAGCAAGCCGTTACGGCATTCGTGTACAGGGATGTAGTGAAATCGCATTGACAAAAATGGACGTTTTATCTTATTTAGATGAAATTCCCGTATGCACAAAATATAAAATCAATGGAGAAGAAGTAACAGAATTCCCTTACTCCGCTGTTTTGAAAGATGCAGAACCCATTGTTGAAACCATAAAGGGTTGGAACTGTGATATCAGCGGATGCCGTAGTGTTGCAGATTTACCAAAAGAAGCTCTTGATTATGTCAAATATATTGAAGAAGCCGTTGGTTGCCCCATAAAGTATGTTTCCGTTGGAGCAGAAAGAGATGCATATATTACTATGTTTTAA
- a CDS encoding ANTAR domain-containing response regulator: MNQILIIAGKETEKENLVGLLDYYSSSQIFYASNSKQAKELIASETPSLIIINAPLPSESAQDLAIFMTQRTDASVVLLLPESYRNIKEYSGEDYGILILYKPFKRSEFERTVKFAIAFENRIAKIQEKNKKLQKQLTEFRTVHRAKCLLIQHLHMTEPQAHRYIEKHAMDCRQSKLEVANNILKSYHEI; the protein is encoded by the coding sequence ATGAATCAGATATTGATTATAGCAGGAAAGGAGACGGAGAAAGAAAATTTGGTTGGCCTTTTGGACTACTATTCTTCGTCTCAAATTTTCTACGCTTCCAACAGCAAGCAGGCAAAAGAATTAATTGCTTCCGAAACACCTTCTCTCATTATCATAAATGCTCCTCTGCCAAGTGAATCCGCCCAGGATTTAGCGATTTTTATGACACAAAGAACAGATGCTTCTGTTGTATTGTTGCTACCTGAATCCTATAGAAACATAAAGGAATACAGCGGAGAAGACTACGGCATTCTTATTCTTTATAAGCCTTTTAAGCGTTCAGAATTTGAGCGCACTGTAAAATTTGCAATTGCTTTTGAAAATCGCATTGCAAAAATACAGGAAAAGAATAAAAAGCTTCAAAAGCAGCTTACTGAATTCCGTACTGTTCACAGGGCAAAATGTCTGTTAATTCAGCATCTGCACATGACTGAGCCTCAGGCCCATCGCTATATTGAAAAGCATGCCATGGATTGCAGACAAAGTAAGCTGGAAGTTGCAAACAATATTTTAAAATCTTATCACGAAATATAA
- a CDS encoding cyclase family protein: MLIDITLKITPKMVFDAQGNEKKALFGHLGTHFDVMNKEFPLEYMERNAIVFDVSQIVNREIETLDIDLEKVKSEMFIAFYTGFIEKVGYGSHAYFSEHPQLSVDLIEALVEKGVSIIGIDFAGVRRGQEHTPMDQFCAERGLFIVENLCNLSDLLKYGIYFQAYICPMNFAEMTGLPCRVVAKL; the protein is encoded by the coding sequence ATGCTAATTGATATCACGTTAAAAATCACACCAAAAATGGTTTTTGATGCTCAAGGGAATGAGAAAAAAGCTCTCTTTGGACACTTAGGAACCCATTTTGATGTGATGAACAAAGAGTTTCCTTTAGAATATATGGAGCGCAATGCAATTGTCTTTGATGTCAGCCAAATTGTAAATCGAGAAATTGAAACATTAGATATTGACTTAGAAAAGGTAAAATCAGAAATGTTTATTGCTTTTTACACTGGCTTTATTGAAAAAGTAGGCTACGGTAGCCATGCCTATTTTTCTGAGCATCCTCAGCTTTCTGTCGACTTAATTGAAGCATTGGTGGAAAAAGGTGTTTCTATCATTGGAATTGATTTTGCTGGGGTTCGCCGTGGGCAGGAGCATACCCCAATGGATCAATTTTGCGCCGAAAGAGGACTTTTCATAGTGGAAAACTTGTGTAATCTTTCAGATTTACTCAAGTATGGCATTTATTTTCAAGCCTATATATGCCCTATGAATTTTGCGGAAATGACAGGCTTACCTTGCCGTGTAGTTGCAAAGCTGTAA
- the holA gene encoding DNA polymerase III subunit delta — protein sequence MKELKKQWKNGEFLSCYLFYGSETYLIKNYEKALMDAILSSGSEMMNHDIFEEKRASADAIMDAADTLPFLNEKRLITIKNSGFFQKGNAKEEGEKLLDYFSNLPESVCILFIEEKVEKNSRLYKAVTKNGEAVEFKTPTEKELTAWLKKECAKNGVSIENSVIQFFLQTVESDMENIIRELQKLISYKGNQGSIEIEDVKEVTTPSLEAKVFDLVRAVAEEKPAKAISIYRNLLLLKESPYMVLSLITRQFRMIFTSSLLFEDGLSYVEIGQKLEIRDFAVKEYVRQAKRFSKEEWKMALEDCLKTDLDIKTGRAAEEGAVELLIMKYSSKALRTSG from the coding sequence ATGAAGGAATTAAAAAAACAATGGAAAAACGGTGAGTTTTTGAGTTGTTATCTATTTTATGGCTCCGAAACCTATTTAATTAAAAATTATGAGAAGGCACTTATGGATGCAATATTATCTTCCGGTTCTGAAATGATGAACCACGATATTTTTGAGGAAAAGCGGGCAAGTGCTGACGCAATTATGGATGCTGCTGATACATTACCTTTTTTAAATGAAAAACGACTGATTACCATTAAAAACAGTGGTTTCTTTCAAAAAGGAAATGCTAAGGAGGAAGGGGAGAAATTGCTTGACTATTTCTCAAATTTGCCTGAAAGCGTGTGCATTCTTTTTATAGAAGAAAAGGTTGAAAAAAATAGTCGCCTTTACAAAGCTGTAACGAAAAATGGAGAAGCCGTTGAGTTTAAAACGCCCACTGAAAAGGAATTAACAGCTTGGTTGAAAAAAGAATGTGCCAAAAATGGGGTTTCCATTGAAAATAGTGTCATACAGTTCTTTCTTCAGACCGTTGAAAGTGATATGGAAAATATCATACGAGAGCTGCAAAAGCTAATTTCTTATAAAGGTAACCAAGGCAGTATTGAAATAGAGGATGTGAAGGAAGTCACCACGCCCTCGTTGGAGGCAAAGGTGTTTGATTTGGTTCGTGCCGTAGCAGAGGAAAAGCCGGCAAAGGCTATATCCATTTATCGGAATTTATTACTTTTAAAAGAATCGCCTTATATGGTACTTTCCTTGATTACAAGGCAATTTCGAATGATTTTTACCAGTTCCCTTTTGTTTGAAGATGGATTATCCTATGTTGAAATTGGGCAGAAGCTGGAAATCAGAGATTTTGCTGTAAAAGAATATGTTAGACAGGCAAAACGTTTTTCGAAGGAAGAATGGAAAATGGCTCTTGAGGATTGCTTGAAGACGGATTTGGACATAAAGACAGGGCGAGCCGCTGAAGAAGGGGCTGTGGAACTGCTGATTATGAAATATAGCAGTAAAGCGCTGAGAACCAGTGGGTAA